In a single window of the Melioribacteraceae bacterium genome:
- a CDS encoding sodium/sugar symporter translates to MSFSFIDYAVFITYIVFIVFLGLWVSRSKKGHQKDSQDYFLAGKSLPWWAIGSSLIAANISAEQFIGMSGSGFAIGLAIASYEWMAAITLIIVGKFFLPIFIEKGLYTIPQFVEQRFSTNLKTILAVFWVALFIFVNLTSVLFLGGKAIDTIIGTGDGSLIFYAILGLAFIAAAYSLYGGLSAVAWTDAVQVALLIIGGLITSVLALSAVTPEGGIINGISHVFEKAPEKFHMILSRDNPEFFNLPGIAVLIGGMWVANLYYWGFNQYIIQRTLAAKSIKEAQKGIAFAAGLKLIIPLIVVIPGIVAYVMFTQPDGTAIIPGVSEAFLKADGSVNFDKAYPWLISKFIPAGLQGLVLAALTAAIVSSLASMLNSTSTIFTMDIYRPYINKNASEKKLVNVGRITASAALVIAIALAPIMGNIPQMFQYIQEYTGLVSPGILAIFLMGLFWKKTTNKAAIIGALSSIVVALVLKATIVNLPWMDQMFYTMLITMVIMVGVSLTTSEVDDDPKGLVLTAKLFRTDSSFNISAYAILIILVLLYTIFW, encoded by the coding sequence ATGAGCTTTTCGTTCATTGATTATGCTGTATTCATCACCTATATAGTATTTATTGTATTTCTCGGTTTATGGGTTTCAAGAAGCAAGAAAGGGCATCAAAAAGATTCTCAAGATTATTTTCTCGCTGGAAAATCACTTCCCTGGTGGGCAATTGGCTCGTCACTAATTGCGGCAAATATCTCAGCCGAACAGTTTATTGGCATGTCGGGTTCTGGTTTTGCTATTGGATTGGCAATTGCTTCCTATGAATGGATGGCCGCTATCACTCTTATTATTGTCGGAAAATTTTTCCTACCAATATTTATTGAAAAAGGACTTTACACAATTCCTCAATTTGTTGAGCAGCGCTTTAGTACAAATCTGAAAACAATACTAGCTGTATTTTGGGTTGCGCTATTTATATTCGTCAATCTTACATCAGTTTTATTTCTTGGCGGTAAGGCGATAGACACAATTATTGGAACCGGTGACGGCAGTTTAATTTTTTACGCGATATTAGGTTTGGCATTTATTGCCGCCGCTTATTCGTTATACGGTGGTTTATCAGCAGTGGCATGGACCGACGCTGTGCAAGTTGCATTGTTGATTATTGGTGGATTAATTACTTCAGTACTCGCACTTTCGGCTGTTACTCCCGAAGGTGGAATCATTAATGGGATTTCGCATGTGTTTGAGAAAGCTCCCGAAAAATTTCATATGATTCTTTCAAGAGATAATCCTGAATTTTTTAATCTCCCGGGTATTGCGGTTCTAATTGGCGGAATGTGGGTCGCAAATTTATATTACTGGGGTTTCAATCAATATATAATTCAACGAACTCTTGCCGCCAAATCAATAAAAGAAGCACAAAAGGGAATTGCTTTTGCCGCGGGATTAAAGCTAATTATTCCTTTAATAGTAGTAATTCCTGGAATAGTTGCTTATGTAATGTTCACTCAACCTGATGGTACAGCAATAATACCGGGGGTTTCAGAAGCATTCTTAAAAGCAGATGGTAGTGTTAATTTTGATAAAGCATATCCTTGGTTAATCAGTAAATTTATTCCGGCCGGTCTGCAAGGGTTGGTCCTTGCCGCATTAACAGCCGCGATAGTCTCATCTTTAGCCTCAATGTTAAATTCTACTTCCACAATTTTTACGATGGATATTTACAGACCATACATAAATAAAAACGCATCAGAAAAGAAATTAGTAAATGTAGGCAGAATTACCGCATCTGCAGCTTTAGTTATTGCGATTGCACTCGCTCCAATTATGGGAAATATTCCTCAGATGTTTCAGTACATACAAGAATATACAGGACTTGTAAGCCCGGGAATTCTTGCAATCTTTTTGATGGGATTATTCTGGAAAAAAACCACAAATAAAGCCGCTATAATTGGCGCCCTCTCTTCAATAGTGGTTGCACTTGTTTTAAAAGCTACAATTGTAAATTTACCCTGGATGGATCAGATGTTCTACACTATGCTAATTACTATGGTAATTATGGTTGGTGTAAGTTTAACAACTTCAGAGGTTGATGATGATCCAAAAGGACTTGTACTTACAGCAAAATTGTTTAGAACAGATTCTTCATTTAACATAAGCGCGTATGCTATTCTGATTATATTAGTTCTACTATATACAATTTTCTGGTAG
- the mgtE gene encoding magnesium transporter, translating to MLSQLVKPEILDLVKTRDFVELKEILIDWDPVDIADLITSIEENEEAIIFRLLPKDLAADVFEYLEVETQLSLIHSLSKEEVASVLNEMADDDRTALFEEMPPNVVRQMLNYLTPEQRKISQQLLGYPEYSIGRLMTPDYIAVKEDWTVQQTLDYIRANGQNKETLNVVYVTDSKGVLKDDIKIREFLLSPLNARVSDLMDLNYSFLNVNDDQETAVQVFQKYDRTALPVVDNSNILVGIVTVDDVLDIAEEEATEDIHKLGAVGVLEDTYASTNLFGMVKKRIGWLSILFLGQMLTATAMDFFETEIQKALVLVAFIPLIISSGGNSGSQASTLIIRALALGEITLKEWFFVFRREVVVGFILGLILAVIGFLRISIWQYAFQDYGMYWAFVGFTVSIALVGVVVWGSLMGAMLPFLLKKMGFDPATSSAPFVATLVDVTGLIIYFSIAAVLLKGTLL from the coding sequence ATGTTATCACAGCTTGTCAAACCAGAAATACTAGATTTAGTTAAAACCAGAGATTTTGTCGAACTCAAAGAAATTTTGATCGACTGGGATCCGGTTGATATTGCTGATCTCATCACCTCAATTGAAGAAAATGAAGAAGCGATAATTTTTCGTCTACTTCCAAAAGATCTTGCCGCAGATGTTTTTGAATACCTTGAAGTTGAAACACAGCTCTCATTAATTCATTCGCTGAGCAAAGAGGAAGTTGCATCTGTACTTAATGAAATGGCGGATGATGACAGAACCGCTCTTTTTGAGGAGATGCCTCCCAATGTAGTAAGGCAGATGTTAAATTACCTTACTCCTGAACAGAGAAAAATCTCACAGCAATTGTTGGGATATCCTGAATATTCTATCGGCCGTTTGATGACTCCCGATTATATTGCTGTTAAAGAAGATTGGACAGTTCAGCAAACATTAGATTACATCCGCGCCAATGGCCAAAATAAAGAAACTTTAAATGTTGTTTATGTTACCGATTCCAAAGGTGTTTTGAAAGATGATATAAAAATTAGAGAATTTCTTCTTTCACCACTCAATGCTAGAGTAAGTGATTTAATGGATCTCAATTATTCTTTTCTAAATGTAAATGACGATCAAGAAACTGCAGTTCAGGTATTTCAGAAATATGATAGAACCGCACTTCCCGTAGTTGATAATAGTAATATTCTCGTTGGTATTGTTACGGTTGATGACGTTCTTGATATTGCAGAAGAAGAAGCCACTGAAGATATACACAAATTAGGTGCTGTTGGTGTACTCGAGGATACTTATGCTTCCACAAATCTTTTTGGAATGGTCAAAAAAAGAATAGGCTGGTTAAGTATTTTATTTTTAGGACAAATGTTAACAGCTACCGCAATGGATTTTTTTGAAACTGAAATACAAAAAGCTCTAGTATTAGTGGCATTTATTCCTCTTATCATTTCGAGCGGTGGAAATTCCGGCTCGCAAGCATCTACGTTAATAATCCGAGCCCTCGCCCTTGGCGAAATAACACTTAAAGAATGGTTTTTTGTTTTCAGAAGAGAAGTGGTTGTTGGTTTTATACTCGGTTTAATACTAGCAGTAATTGGTTTTTTAAGAATATCTATTTGGCAATATGCTTTTCAAGATTATGGTATGTATTGGGCATTCGTTGGTTTTACAGTTAGTATTGCCCTAGTTGGTGTAGTAGTTTGGGGGAGTTTAATGGGTGCGATGCTTCCCTTTTTATTAAAGAAAATGGGATTTGATCCGGCAACATCTTCGGCTCCCTTTGTCGCAACATTAGTGGATGTTACCGGATTAATTATTTACTTTTCAATTGCGGCGGTTCTTTTGAAAGGTACTCTTTTGTAG
- a CDS encoding H-type lectin domain-containing protein, with protein sequence MRKISMIFALLVFVSAFTYGQVQVQSGTFFYSKDQNGTSYTLHSNQGKRMVEYEITFPKPFDKKPKVVLMPALIDAEKSTQVRYNLKASGVSRDGFVLLAEVWGDTQFNSIGGFWLAHTEE encoded by the coding sequence ATGAGAAAAATATCAATGATTTTTGCTTTATTAGTATTTGTGTCCGCATTTACATACGGGCAAGTTCAGGTTCAGAGCGGAACCTTCTTTTATTCAAAAGATCAGAACGGTACAAGCTATACCTTGCACTCAAATCAAGGTAAGAGAATGGTTGAATATGAAATTACATTTCCAAAACCATTCGATAAGAAACCAAAAGTAGTATTAATGCCTGCATTAATTGATGCTGAAAAATCAACCCAGGTTAGATATAACTTAAAAGCATCCGGTGTGTCTAGAGATGGGTTTGTACTTTTAGCAGAAGTTTGGGGAGATACTCAATTTAATTCTATTGGCGGTTTCTGGCTCGCTCATACTGAAGAATAA
- the rfbD gene encoding dTDP-4-dehydrorhamnose reductase: MLTGDLIKKRILIIGSNGMLGQRLTEFYSTQKNVELLSASAEDYSLIEGVQYQKLDITNKNDVRGLILSFFPDVIINTAAFTNVDKAESERETAWKINVNGVENISFYAWTIDAYLIHFSTDYIFDGKNGPYSEEDIPNPIGYYGRTKLAAENSVRVSGVRNSIVRTNILYGPAKYGRPDYVKWVISSLRDQHTIRIVTDQIGNPTYIDDIVYATNTLADLKKEGIINIGGAEIISRFDFTLRIADYFNLNKDLIKPIVTSELKQPAARPLKSGLKIKKAVAEIFYSPHSIEETFNLMKKELNL; this comes from the coding sequence ATGCTAACTGGCGACCTAATTAAAAAAAGAATTTTGATAATCGGTTCAAATGGAATGCTTGGACAACGATTAACTGAATTTTATTCTACTCAAAAGAATGTTGAGCTTTTATCTGCTTCAGCTGAGGATTATTCATTAATTGAGGGGGTACAATATCAAAAATTAGATATAACTAATAAAAATGACGTTCGGGGATTAATTTTATCATTTTTCCCTGATGTAATTATAAACACAGCCGCATTCACAAATGTTGACAAAGCGGAATCGGAAAGAGAAACTGCATGGAAGATAAATGTAAATGGTGTGGAAAATATTTCATTCTATGCATGGACAATTGACGCGTATTTGATCCATTTTTCAACCGATTATATCTTTGATGGAAAAAATGGTCCTTATAGTGAAGAAGATATTCCTAATCCAATTGGATATTACGGTCGTACAAAATTAGCGGCAGAAAACTCAGTGAGGGTGAGTGGTGTTAGGAATTCGATAGTGAGAACTAATATTTTATATGGACCGGCTAAATATGGCAGACCCGATTATGTAAAATGGGTTATTAGCAGTTTGCGGGATCAACATACAATCAGAATTGTGACTGATCAGATCGGAAATCCAACTTATATTGACGACATTGTGTACGCTACAAACACCCTAGCTGATCTCAAAAAAGAGGGAATAATAAATATTGGCGGAGCGGAGATAATTTCAAGGTTTGATTTTACCTTAAGAATTGCTGACTATTTTAATCTAAATAAAGATTTAATAAAACCAATTGTTACTTCTGAATTAAAACAACCAGCGGCAAGACCATTAAAATCCGGTTTAAAAATAAAGAAAGCTGTGGCTGAAATATTTTATAGTCCACACTCAATTGAAGAAACTTTTAATTTAATGAAGAAAGAATTAAATCTTTAG
- a CDS encoding carbohydrate kinase family protein, with the protein MKILAIGHSILDHIEGHAEIIKPGGLYYTSLGLCALKRPDDRVYLLTGINDSHKSLFENAYSNCDLTYCNCLDDLPEVYLRLDDLAERKEIYKNISQPLNIDSIEDWNVFDGILINMITGFDISIEQLKYIRSNFSKLIYFDVHTLARGLDVNGNREFRLIPKIEKWLNCIDILQCNENEIQCIYQGEEIDTARKILDLGVKLLITTKGNKGATIYWDRNNIKKLHHDAIKVEQKNSIGCGDIFGATFFYSYILGDDISTALNKSINTAANVVNNNFFVNG; encoded by the coding sequence ATGAAAATTTTAGCGATTGGACATTCCATACTTGACCATATTGAGGGACATGCAGAAATAATTAAACCGGGGGGATTGTATTATACTTCACTAGGATTATGCGCCCTAAAAAGACCGGATGATCGGGTCTATCTTTTAACGGGAATTAATGATAGTCACAAATCCCTTTTTGAAAATGCATATAGTAATTGTGATTTAACTTATTGTAATTGTTTGGATGATTTACCAGAAGTATATCTAAGATTAGATGATTTAGCTGAAAGAAAAGAGATTTATAAAAATATATCTCAGCCGTTGAATATTGATTCGATCGAAGATTGGAATGTTTTTGATGGAATTCTAATTAATATGATAACAGGATTTGATATTTCGATTGAACAATTAAAATATATAAGGAGTAACTTCTCTAAATTAATCTATTTCGATGTTCACACTCTGGCACGGGGACTAGACGTAAATGGAAACAGAGAATTTCGACTTATTCCTAAAATTGAAAAATGGCTTAATTGTATTGATATTTTGCAGTGTAATGAAAATGAAATTCAATGCATTTACCAAGGTGAAGAAATCGATACAGCAAGAAAAATTTTAGATTTAGGCGTTAAATTATTGATAACCACCAAAGGAAATAAAGGAGCAACTATTTATTGGGACAGAAATAACATCAAAAAATTGCATCATGATGCTATTAAAGTTGAACAAAAAAACAGTATTGGGTGCGGCGATATTTTTGGGGCTACTTTCTTTTATTCCTATATTTTAGGTGATGATATTTCTACCGCGTTGAATAAGTCGATAAATACCGCGGCAAATGTTGTTAATAATAATTTTTTTGTAAACGGGTAA
- the bshA gene encoding N-acetyl-alpha-D-glucosaminyl L-malate synthase BshA, with amino-acid sequence MKIGITCYPTYGGSGVVATELGLALASQGHQVHFISYAIPQRLNRFVENVFFHEVEMSNYPLFEHSLYGLSLTSKMLEVVEYENLDLMHVHYAIPHAVSAYLARQVLRKSKKDLKFVTTLHGTDITLVGLEPSFMPIVKFSIEESDGVTAVSRFLKEKTLTNYNIEKEIEVIYNFIDIDKFSPIPNEDLRNHIAPNGEKILVHTSNFRPVKRVPDTIRILAKVQQEIPAKLILIGDGPDRSECERLARELGIHKDVIFLGKQDVISEILSSSDIFLMPSQSESFGLSALEAMACGIPVISTSVGGLPELVVHNETGYIAEIGDVDRMAKYAVELFTNKKKYSSFATNSRARAVNSFDKNLILPKYLQYYEKVLNS; translated from the coding sequence ATGAAAATAGGAATTACTTGTTATCCTACATATGGCGGAAGCGGCGTTGTTGCAACCGAACTCGGATTAGCATTGGCTTCGCAAGGGCATCAGGTTCATTTTATTAGTTATGCTATTCCCCAGCGTTTAAATCGATTTGTTGAAAATGTTTTTTTTCATGAAGTAGAAATGAGCAATTATCCATTATTTGAGCATTCATTATATGGTTTATCTTTAACAAGTAAGATGTTAGAGGTGGTTGAATATGAAAATTTAGATCTGATGCATGTTCACTATGCAATTCCTCATGCTGTGAGCGCCTATTTAGCGCGACAAGTTTTAAGGAAATCGAAAAAGGATTTAAAGTTTGTTACCACTCTACATGGAACGGATATCACTTTAGTTGGCCTAGAACCTTCATTTATGCCTATTGTAAAATTCAGCATTGAAGAAAGTGATGGTGTTACTGCCGTTTCAAGATTTTTAAAGGAAAAAACTCTAACCAACTATAATATTGAGAAGGAAATTGAAGTTATTTATAATTTTATCGACATTGACAAATTTTCTCCGATTCCCAATGAAGATTTAAGAAATCATATTGCTCCAAATGGGGAAAAGATTCTCGTTCATACTTCCAATTTTCGACCAGTCAAGAGAGTGCCAGATACAATTAGAATATTGGCAAAAGTTCAGCAGGAGATTCCAGCAAAATTAATTTTAATTGGCGATGGTCCCGACCGTTCCGAATGTGAGAGATTAGCACGGGAATTGGGAATTCATAAAGATGTAATATTTTTAGGAAAGCAGGATGTAATTTCTGAGATTCTCAGTTCGTCCGATATATTTTTAATGCCATCACAATCTGAAAGTTTTGGACTCTCCGCACTCGAAGCAATGGCGTGCGGCATTCCGGTAATTAGTACATCGGTCGGCGGATTACCTGAATTAGTAGTACATAATGAAACAGGCTATATCGCAGAGATTGGTGATGTGGATAGAATGGCAAAGTACGCGGTAGAATTATTTACCAATAAGAAAAAGTATAGTTCGTTTGCTACAAATTCTCGAGCAAGAGCGGTTAACTCTTTCGATAAAAATTTAATATTACCTAAATATCTTCAGTATTACGAAAAAGTGCTGAATTCATAA
- a CDS encoding UDP-glucose/GDP-mannose dehydrogenase family protein, which yields MNLSVIGSGYVGLVSGTCFAEMGNNVICVDNDPEKLKMLKDAEVPIYEPGLEILFLRNIAKKRISFTDDLKKAVQESDVIFLCLPTPQGEDGSADLKYVFKVAEDISKILVDQKDHPFKIIVNKSTVPVGTSRMVTEIISKNGITNFEVVSNPEFLREGFAVEDFMKPDRVVIGAKTERALSIMRSIYEPFVRQGNPIFEMDPESSEVTKYAANSYLATRITFMNELANFCEVVGANVDNVRKGMGSDSRIGKRFLFPGIGYGGSCFPKDVNALYKTSSEHNSPFQILKLVDELNQKQKLILVKKILKHFNNDVKGKHFMIWGLAFKPNTDDMREAPSIYIIRELTKLGAKVTAYDPAASENAKFYLGDSLEYAADQYSTMSNKDALLILTEWNEFRNPDFDLIKKKLKSPVIFDGRNVFDTKKIEELGFTYYSIGRTPVNIK from the coding sequence ATGAATTTATCAGTAATCGGTTCGGGATATGTTGGATTAGTAAGCGGAACCTGCTTTGCTGAAATGGGCAATAATGTAATATGCGTAGATAATGATCCCGAAAAATTGAAAATGTTGAAAGATGCCGAAGTGCCTATTTATGAGCCTGGATTGGAAATTTTATTTTTAAGAAATATTGCAAAGAAGAGAATCTCCTTTACAGATGATTTAAAGAAAGCTGTACAAGAAAGTGATGTAATATTTCTATGTCTGCCTACTCCCCAGGGTGAAGATGGAAGCGCAGATTTGAAATATGTATTTAAAGTAGCGGAAGATATTTCTAAAATTCTCGTCGATCAAAAAGATCATCCATTTAAAATTATTGTAAATAAGAGCACTGTTCCCGTTGGTACTTCAAGAATGGTTACAGAAATAATATCGAAAAATGGAATCACCAATTTTGAAGTTGTTTCTAATCCGGAGTTTTTGAGAGAGGGATTTGCGGTTGAAGATTTTATGAAACCGGATAGAGTTGTAATTGGAGCAAAAACTGAACGGGCACTAAGTATAATGCGTTCTATTTATGAACCATTTGTGCGTCAGGGAAATCCTATTTTTGAAATGGATCCTGAGAGTTCAGAAGTTACAAAGTATGCGGCAAACTCATATTTAGCAACAAGAATTACATTTATGAATGAGCTTGCAAATTTTTGTGAGGTCGTTGGGGCAAATGTTGATAATGTTAGAAAGGGAATGGGCTCCGATTCGCGGATAGGAAAAAGATTTTTATTCCCCGGAATCGGCTACGGCGGTTCTTGTTTTCCCAAGGATGTAAATGCTCTCTATAAAACTTCATCCGAACATAACTCCCCCTTTCAAATATTGAAGCTGGTGGATGAACTAAACCAAAAACAGAAATTAATTTTGGTTAAAAAAATACTAAAACACTTCAATAATGATGTAAAAGGAAAGCATTTCATGATTTGGGGATTAGCTTTCAAACCAAATACCGATGATATGCGTGAAGCCCCCTCGATTTATATTATTAGAGAGCTTACAAAATTAGGAGCAAAAGTTACCGCTTACGATCCTGCCGCATCTGAGAACGCCAAATTTTATTTGGGTGATTCACTTGAATATGCCGCAGATCAGTATTCAACAATGAGTAATAAAGATGCTCTCTTAATTTTAACTGAATGGAATGAATTTAGAAATCCTGATTTTGATTTAATAAAGAAGAAATTAAAAAGTCCGGTAATCTTTGATGGAAGAAATGTTTTTGACACAAAAAAGATCGAAGAATTAGGATTTACTTATTATAGTATTGGAAGAACCCCGGTAAATATAAAGTGA
- the rfbC gene encoding dTDP-4-dehydrorhamnose 3,5-epimerase, with protein sequence MNLIKTNLEGVILIEPDVFYDQRGFFFESYNQKKYNELGINAKFVQDNISKSSKGTIRGLHYQIGESAQGKLCSVIIGKVLDVAVDIRVGSLTFGKYYAVELDGERKNQLWIPPGFAHGFSVLSEEVIFSYKCTNLYDKSAERAIRFDDSEININWKVENPIISEKDLNAPFLSQLTRNDLFTYNKEL encoded by the coding sequence TTGAATCTAATTAAAACTAATCTTGAAGGGGTAATACTGATCGAACCCGATGTATTTTACGATCAACGTGGATTTTTCTTTGAATCATATAATCAAAAAAAATATAATGAGTTGGGGATTAACGCGAAATTTGTGCAAGATAATATTTCCAAATCTTCCAAGGGAACAATAAGAGGATTACATTACCAGATCGGTGAAAGTGCACAAGGTAAATTATGCAGCGTAATAATTGGAAAAGTACTGGATGTTGCTGTTGATATTCGAGTTGGCTCTCTAACTTTTGGTAAATATTATGCGGTTGAATTGGATGGCGAACGAAAGAACCAACTTTGGATTCCACCTGGATTCGCACACGGATTTTCAGTATTAAGTGAGGAAGTTATATTTTCCTATAAATGCACAAATTTATACGATAAATCTGCCGAGCGAGCAATTAGATTTGATGACTCTGAAATAAATATTAATTGGAAAGTTGAAAATCCAATTATTTCCGAAAAGGATTTAAATGCTCCCTTTCTCAGTCAATTAACGAGAAATGATCTTTTCACTTATAATAAGGAATTATAA
- the galE gene encoding UDP-glucose 4-epimerase GalE, whose product MKYIAYIIRKNSEVELKVLVTGGAGYIGSHFVRYLIENKHEVIVLDNLSRGHIKSVNEKAIFEQADLIDKESLNKVIRQHLPEAIVHFAAFAYVGESVEKPDLYYENNVVGSFNLINAAVNNGIKNFVFSSTCSLYGNPERVPIAEDQIPNPINPYANTKFIIEKMLSDYEETYKMRFVALRYFNAAGAHPTVELGESHDPEPHLIPIVLNTALGLREKVLVFGDDYDTPDGTCIRDYIHVVDLADAHLRALEYLEKGNSSTVFNLGTGEGNSVLEIIMKSKEITNKNIPFEIVNRRTGDPARLVADNKKAADILGWRPKYNIDEIITTAWNWHSNKKY is encoded by the coding sequence ATTAAATATATTGCATATATAATTAGAAAAAATTCAGAGGTAGAATTGAAAGTTTTAGTAACAGGTGGGGCGGGTTATATTGGTTCTCATTTTGTAAGATATTTAATAGAAAACAAACATGAAGTAATTGTACTCGATAATCTATCTCGCGGGCATATAAAGTCGGTAAATGAAAAGGCAATTTTTGAGCAAGCAGACTTAATAGATAAAGAATCATTAAACAAAGTTATAAGGCAGCATTTGCCGGAGGCCATTGTTCACTTTGCGGCATTTGCTTATGTGGGGGAATCAGTTGAGAAGCCAGACTTGTATTATGAAAATAATGTTGTGGGAAGTTTTAATTTAATAAATGCAGCAGTGAATAATGGAATTAAAAACTTTGTCTTTTCTTCAACTTGCTCCCTTTACGGAAATCCAGAAAGAGTCCCGATCGCTGAGGATCAAATTCCGAATCCAATTAATCCCTACGCAAATACAAAATTTATTATTGAAAAAATGCTGTCAGATTATGAAGAGACTTATAAAATGAGATTTGTTGCGTTGAGGTACTTTAATGCCGCCGGGGCTCATCCTACAGTGGAACTTGGTGAAAGCCATGATCCTGAACCACATCTTATACCAATTGTACTTAATACTGCACTCGGCTTACGAGAAAAAGTTTTAGTTTTTGGGGATGATTATGATACCCCGGATGGAACATGTATTCGTGATTATATTCATGTGGTAGATTTGGCGGATGCTCATTTAAGAGCTCTAGAATATCTCGAAAAGGGAAATTCTTCCACTGTTTTCAATCTTGGAACCGGAGAGGGAAATTCGGTTCTTGAAATTATTATGAAGTCGAAAGAAATAACTAATAAAAATATACCATTCGAAATTGTTAATAGAAGAACAGGAGATCCGGCGAGATTAGTTGCTGATAATAAAAAAGCGGCAGATATTCTTGGTTGGAGACCTAAGTATAATATAGATGAGATAATAACAACCGCCTGGAATTGGCACTCAAATAAAAAATATTAG